From Virgibacillus ihumii, the proteins below share one genomic window:
- the hydA gene encoding dihydropyrimidinase: MRTLIKNGTIVTAIDEFIGDVLVEGEKIVAVGEQLNESADKEVDAKGKYVLPGGVDQHVHYSFEFKGERVRGFETSNAAVAGGTTTVVEFVNQEQGKGMADTVFDVDKKEVAHQAMADYSYHAVVCDPVDSTFEEIADLPNRGISTVKLFMAYKGMPFHSDDEALYKALIAAKEAGVTVMVHCENADVIDYLQKKLVSEGKTDPYYHAVSRPARVELEATQRVINLAAMVGAPVYIVHVTAKSVMEAIRSAKNEGLPVYGETCVQYLMLDKDDLAKPNFEGAKYVMSPALRTNADQEALWEAVNNGWLNAVSTDHCGFDWESQKHMGIEDFTDIPNGAPGVENRLGVLWTYGVNTGKISRQRFVDLFATTPAKNMGLHHQKGHIGVGMDADIVLYDPNGSSVISNETSLHGVDYSTFEGYKQEGKVDKVFLRGKLVVDEGEYTGKKGDGKFIPGKPFALGFDDVKTIKDEEIKHI; the protein is encoded by the coding sequence ATGCGTACATTAATTAAAAACGGAACAATTGTAACCGCTATCGATGAATTTATTGGAGATGTATTGGTTGAGGGTGAAAAAATCGTTGCGGTTGGAGAACAATTAAATGAATCGGCTGATAAGGAAGTTGATGCCAAAGGGAAATATGTCCTCCCGGGTGGAGTGGATCAACACGTACATTACTCGTTCGAGTTTAAGGGGGAGCGGGTACGGGGGTTTGAAACTTCAAATGCTGCTGTTGCCGGCGGAACGACTACGGTTGTCGAATTTGTTAATCAGGAACAGGGAAAGGGTATGGCCGACACCGTTTTTGATGTGGATAAAAAGGAAGTTGCCCATCAAGCCATGGCGGATTATTCATACCATGCGGTCGTATGTGACCCGGTGGATTCGACATTTGAAGAGATCGCTGATTTGCCAAACAGGGGTATTTCCACCGTTAAATTGTTTATGGCATATAAAGGGATGCCATTTCACAGTGATGATGAGGCTCTGTATAAAGCGTTAATAGCGGCGAAAGAAGCCGGAGTTACAGTTATGGTTCATTGTGAAAATGCGGATGTGATTGATTATCTCCAAAAGAAACTGGTTTCTGAAGGTAAGACGGATCCATATTATCATGCCGTATCAAGACCTGCCAGGGTGGAACTGGAAGCGACTCAACGTGTGATCAATCTGGCTGCTATGGTGGGAGCCCCTGTCTATATTGTTCATGTCACCGCTAAAAGTGTTATGGAAGCCATACGATCTGCTAAAAATGAAGGACTGCCGGTTTATGGTGAAACGTGTGTCCAGTATTTGATGCTTGATAAAGATGATTTGGCTAAACCAAATTTCGAAGGAGCTAAATATGTAATGTCACCGGCATTACGGACCAATGCGGATCAGGAGGCTTTATGGGAAGCCGTTAATAATGGCTGGTTAAATGCTGTCAGTACTGACCATTGCGGATTTGACTGGGAATCACAAAAACATATGGGAATTGAGGATTTTACCGATATTCCTAATGGCGCACCAGGTGTAGAAAATCGTTTAGGTGTGCTCTGGACCTATGGTGTGAACACTGGAAAGATATCCAGACAACGATTTGTTGACTTATTTGCAACAACACCGGCTAAAAATATGGGGCTGCACCATCAAAAGGGTCATATTGGGGTCGGTATGGATGCGGATATTGTCTTATACGATCCTAATGGCTCGTCTGTTATTTCAAATGAAACTAGTTTACATGGTGTGGACTATAGCACATTTGAGGGATACAAACAGGAAGGAAAAGTCGATAAAGTGTTCCTTCGCGGAAAACTGGTGGTTGATGAAGGCGAATACACCGGTAAGAAGGGTGATGGAAAGTTTATCCCCGGAAAACCATTTGCGCTTGGTTTTGATGATGTAAAAACAATCAAAGACGAAGAAATAAAACACATATGA
- a CDS encoding Zn-dependent hydrolase: MGINLERMLKDFEAIIGYTKTPGNGCTRFSYSEEDKKTREYLFSQMKVLGLSVKVDGVGNIRATYGKEIDRPPIMIGSHIDTVENGGKFDGLTGVLTALEIIRVLKEEQVSLLHPVELVIFAEEEGSNFGSTMLGSKVLTGKYGIKELQTIKNGEGDSVYDVAKKFGLNPDRIEKDVLRKEEVHAMIELHIEQGAVLEMQQKSVGIVQAIAGMKTLKVTLEGDSNHAGTTPMNLRQDPLAGAAHIISHIQQTAKNEAPQTTVATVGKISCQPNMPNVIPQRVEFFVDVRDVEKKGIDFIVNALTDEVNAIASENNLQSKVELVGASDPVKMSSEIVDTIEEAAVKQAYNYMKMNSGAVHDAAMMTDVTDVGMIFIPSVGGKSHCPEEYTREEDIKTGGDLLLQVVTQLTSKSKKINQTPR, from the coding sequence ATGGGGATTAATCTCGAGCGAATGTTAAAAGATTTTGAAGCAATTATAGGCTATACGAAAACACCAGGTAATGGCTGTACCCGATTTTCATATAGTGAAGAGGACAAAAAGACAAGAGAATATCTTTTTTCGCAAATGAAGGTGCTCGGTCTTTCGGTAAAAGTGGATGGCGTTGGAAATATTAGGGCGACGTACGGAAAAGAAATTGACAGGCCCCCCATCATGATTGGCTCTCATATCGATACCGTGGAAAATGGGGGCAAGTTCGATGGTTTGACAGGTGTTCTGACAGCTTTAGAGATTATTAGAGTCTTAAAAGAGGAGCAAGTAAGTTTGCTTCATCCGGTTGAACTGGTGATTTTTGCTGAGGAGGAAGGGTCTAATTTCGGCAGTACCATGCTGGGGAGCAAGGTATTGACAGGGAAGTATGGAATCAAGGAGCTCCAAACAATTAAAAATGGAGAAGGTGATTCTGTTTATGATGTTGCAAAGAAATTCGGCCTTAATCCAGACCGAATTGAAAAAGACGTTCTCAGAAAAGAAGAAGTTCATGCGATGATTGAACTACATATTGAACAGGGAGCAGTACTGGAGATGCAGCAAAAATCTGTTGGCATCGTTCAGGCTATTGCAGGAATGAAAACGCTTAAAGTAACGTTAGAGGGAGATTCCAATCACGCTGGAACAACACCGATGAATCTAAGACAAGATCCGTTGGCTGGAGCTGCACACATCATTTCACATATACAGCAAACCGCGAAAAATGAAGCCCCGCAAACAACAGTTGCCACTGTTGGTAAAATTTCCTGTCAGCCTAATATGCCGAACGTTATTCCGCAGCGCGTCGAATTCTTTGTGGATGTAAGGGATGTTGAGAAAAAGGGAATTGACTTCATTGTTAATGCATTGACCGATGAAGTGAATGCTATAGCATCTGAGAATAATCTTCAAAGCAAGGTTGAATTGGTCGGGGCGTCTGATCCTGTGAAAATGTCATCCGAAATTGTTGATACGATTGAAGAAGCAGCAGTTAAACAGGCTTATAACTATATGAAAATGAATAGTGGTGCCGTCCATGATGCTGCGATGATGACAGATGTAACTGATGTGGGGATGATTTTTATTCCAAGTGTAGGAGGGAAAAGTCATTGCCCTGAAGAATATACAAGGGAGGAAGATATCAAAACGGGAGGTGATTTACTGCTTCAAGTGGTCACACAGTTAACTTCAAAATCAAAAAAAATAAACCAGACACCACGTTAA
- a CDS encoding glycine betaine ABC transporter substrate-binding protein, which translates to MKEVQRRTFFVLIITLLLLISAGCSSGESKKNSTESNQEEKDKGTIHIGLQNWAETIAIANMWKIVLEDKGYDVKLTSVTKGALYSGLADGSIDVNLEVWLPHTDKPYVDRYKDEIVKHDRWYKNTRLGLAVPEYVEIDSIAELNANKEMFNGKIIGIEPGASLMKLSENVVNEYNLDYDLIESSGPSMTAQLKKKYDEKEPIVVTLWNPHWAFAVWDLKYLDDPKNVYGEADNVYWFSRKGFEGEFPEVTKYLNQWDMSHEQLSSLMNVIRQTDNQPKKGAAKWIENHQKLVKKWVTVEE; encoded by the coding sequence GTGAAAGAAGTACAACGCCGGACATTTTTTGTATTAATTATTACACTGTTACTTTTGATTTCAGCAGGTTGCAGCAGTGGTGAATCAAAAAAGAATAGTACCGAAAGTAATCAGGAAGAGAAAGATAAGGGAACCATACATATTGGCCTGCAAAATTGGGCCGAAACAATTGCCATTGCTAATATGTGGAAAATAGTCCTTGAAGACAAAGGGTACGATGTGAAGCTGACTTCTGTAACGAAAGGCGCCTTGTATTCCGGCCTGGCAGACGGAAGCATTGATGTCAATCTGGAAGTTTGGCTGCCGCACACAGATAAACCATATGTAGACAGGTATAAAGATGAGATCGTCAAGCATGATCGGTGGTACAAGAACACCAGACTGGGATTGGCTGTCCCAGAATATGTGGAAATTGATAGTATAGCCGAATTAAACGCAAATAAAGAAATGTTCAACGGTAAAATTATCGGAATTGAACCAGGTGCAAGTCTCATGAAACTAAGTGAAAATGTTGTGAACGAATACAATCTGGATTACGATCTGATTGAAAGTTCAGGACCATCCATGACAGCACAATTAAAAAAGAAATATGACGAAAAAGAACCGATTGTTGTTACACTTTGGAACCCGCATTGGGCATTTGCGGTATGGGACCTGAAATACCTGGATGACCCTAAAAACGTATATGGGGAAGCGGATAATGTCTACTGGTTCTCCCGAAAAGGATTTGAAGGGGAGTTTCCTGAGGTAACGAAATACTTGAACCAATGGGACATGTCTCATGAGCAACTTTCCTCGCTCATGAATGTTATACGACAAACGGACAATCAACCGAAAAAAGGCGCTGCCAAATGGATTGAAAATCACCAAAAATTGGTGAAAAAATGGGTTACGGTTGAAGAGTAG
- a CDS encoding 3-hydroxyacyl-CoA dehydrogenase family protein, whose amino-acid sequence MKNITVLGAGVMGHGAAQLFAQAGKNVRMRARRESSLEKARELMTNSLKIMVEKEILTEEDMKQALSRITYTTDLHEAIQDADFVFESIPEDLDKKLETYEIIESNVSDKTVISSNTSTFPLNELTQQAKHPERFIITHFFNPPQLVPIVEIVKVGGTNENVVNTTYDLMKEIGKSPVVLKKEITGFIVNRVQVAMLREAFHLMEEGVATAEDIDIAMKGSLGFKWGFCGPMESQDLAGLQTTKAMVGNIMQELSNTREVPSFLKEMVENDQHGIRTNKGFYEYDDNGEKAIHTRDDHFLDLLKLLQQK is encoded by the coding sequence ATGAAAAATATAACAGTACTTGGAGCAGGTGTGATGGGGCATGGTGCCGCTCAATTATTTGCTCAAGCCGGAAAAAATGTACGTATGCGGGCAAGACGCGAATCATCATTGGAAAAAGCAAGAGAGCTGATGACGAACAGCTTAAAAATTATGGTTGAGAAGGAAATACTGACGGAAGAGGACATGAAGCAGGCGTTAAGTCGCATCACATACACAACCGATTTGCATGAAGCGATACAGGATGCTGATTTTGTTTTTGAATCAATCCCGGAAGATCTTGATAAAAAACTGGAAACGTATGAAATTATCGAAAGTAATGTTTCCGACAAAACGGTTATTTCGTCCAATACTTCGACGTTCCCACTAAACGAATTAACGCAACAAGCGAAGCATCCTGAACGATTTATTATTACGCACTTTTTTAATCCGCCGCAACTTGTACCAATCGTGGAAATTGTTAAAGTTGGGGGCACAAATGAAAACGTCGTAAATACAACATATGACTTAATGAAGGAAATCGGGAAATCTCCGGTCGTTTTAAAAAAAGAGATTACAGGTTTTATCGTCAACCGTGTTCAGGTGGCAATGCTTCGTGAAGCATTTCACCTGATGGAAGAGGGAGTTGCAACTGCAGAAGACATTGATATCGCTATGAAAGGAAGCCTGGGCTTTAAATGGGGTTTTTGCGGACCAATGGAAAGTCAGGATCTGGCTGGCCTGCAAACAACAAAAGCGATGGTTGGAAACATTATGCAAGAGTTATCCAATACAAGAGAAGTGCCTTCCTTTTTGAAGGAAATGGTGGAAAACGATCAGCATGGTATTCGAACCAATAAAGGTTTTTATGAATATGACGATAACGGTGAAAAAGCAATCCATACACGGGATGATCATTTCCTGGATTTGCTTAAATTGTTACAGCAGAAGTAA